A region of Xylocopa sonorina isolate GNS202 chromosome 13, iyXylSono1_principal, whole genome shotgun sequence DNA encodes the following proteins:
- the Tnpo gene encoding transportin 1, whose protein sequence is MKMAWQPQEEGLRQILTLLKESQSPDTATQRAVQEKLEELNKFPDFNNYLIFVLTKLTTEDEPTRSLSGLILKNNVKAHFYKFLPEVTNFIKQECLSAVGDPSPLIRATVGILITTIASKVGELTRWPELLPALCQMLDSQDYNVCEGAFGALQKICEDSAEILDSDALNRPLNILIPKFLQFFRHSSPKIRSHAIACVNQFIVSRTQALMVHIDSFLENLFHLANDDDPEVRKNVCKALVMLLEVRMDRLIPHMHNIIEYMLMRTQDLDEGVALEACEFWLSLTEQPICKEALAPHLPRLVPILVRGMKYSEIDIILLKGDVEEDEMIPDREEDIRPRFPKSKSHHSHHGSISKHTNENGGCDEEDTDAEDDDSTLSDWNLRKCSAAALDMLANVFKEELLPVLVPILKETLFHQDWEIKESGILALGAIAEGCMGGMIPHLSELIPYLINCLSDKKALVRAITCWTLSRYAHWVCAQPHDTHLKPLMTELLKRVLDGNKRVQEAACSAFATLEEEACTELVPYLGFILETLVFAFGKYQHKNLLILYDAIGTLADSVGHHLNKPDYINLLMPPLINKWNVLKDEDKDLFPLLECLSSIATALRSGFLPYCEPVYRRCVSLVEQTLNQHIANTQSPDQFEAPDKDFMIVALDLLSGLAEGLDGHMERLVMNSNVMQLLYQCMQDVMPEVRQSSFALLGDLTKACFQHVLPCIPEFMPILGQNLNPEFISVCNNATWAIGEIAIKLGSETSAYIPLILSQLIDIINRPNTPKTLLENTAITIGRLGYVCPHDVAPMLQQFVRQWCTSLRSIRDNEEKDSAFRGMCQMITVNPAGVVQEFIFFCDAVASWVTPREDLKDMFQKILHGFKNQVGAENWKRFSDQFPPQLSERLHNMYGV, encoded by the exons ATGAAAATGGCGTGGCAACCGCAAGAGGAAGGACTTAGACAAATCTTAACGCTCCTGAAGGAGTCCCAAAGCCCGGATACGGCTACCCAACGAGCCGTGCAAGAA AAATTGGAAGAATTAAACAAATTTCCAGACTTCAACAATTATCTTATTTTTGTTTTAACAAAGCTCACAACAGAGG ATGAACCTACAAGGTCTTTAAGTGGACTGATATTGAAAAATAACGTTAAAGCTCATTTTTATAAGTTTTTACCAGAAGTTACAAACTTTATCAAGCAAGAATGTTTATCAGCCGTCGGAGATCCATCGCCTCTGATTCGTGCAACTGTTGGTATTTTAATAACTACCATCGCATCCAAAG TAGGCGAATTAACCAGATGGCCAGAGCTGTTGCCGGCACTTTGTCAAATGTTAGACTCGCAAGATTATAATGTTTGCGAAGGTGCATTTGGTGCTCTTCAAAAGATCTGCGAAGATTCTGCAGAGATATTAGACTCTGATGCGCTCAATCGACCTTTGAATATTTTAATTCCAAAGTTCCTGCAATTTTTTAGACACTCGAGCCCTAAAATTAGATCTCATGCTATCGCCTGTGTTAATCAGTTTATTGTTAGTCGTACACAGGCTCTTATGGTTCATATAGACAGCTTCCTGGAGAATCTCTTCCATTTAGCTAATGACGATGATCCTGAAGTTAGAAAAAACGTTTGCAA AGCTTTGGTTATGTTGCTTGAAGTTCGAATGGATAGATTAATACCACATATGCATAATATAATAGAGTATATGTTAATGAGAACTCAGGATCTTGACGAAGGAGTCGCATTAGAAGCTTGTGAATTTTGGCTTTCGCTAACTGAGCAACCAATTTGTAAGGAAGCACTTGCACCACATTTGCCCCGTTTAGTCCCAatattg GTAAGAGGTATGAAATACTCGGAAATTGATATAATACTCTTGAAAGGGGACGTAGAAGAGGATGAAATGATCCCGGATAGAGAGGAAGACATTAGACCAAGATTTCCCAAATCGAAATCACATCATTCGCATCATGGTAGTATCAGCAAGCACACAAATGAAAATGGAGGTTGTGACGAAGAAGACACAGACGCCGAAGATGATGATTCGACGCTCAGCGATTGGAATTTAAGGAAATGTTCTGCTGCTGCTTTAGATATGTTAGCCAATGTATTCAAAGAAGAATTATTACCAGTTTTAGTACCAATTTTAAAAGAAACATTATTCCATCAAGATTGGGAAATCAAGGAGTCTGGAATATTAGCACTAGGAGCTATAGCAGAAG GTTGTATGGGTGGAATGATTCCACACTTATCAGAATTAATTCCATATTTAATTAATTGCCTAAGCGATAAGAAAGCATTGGTACGCGCCATTACTTGCTGGACGCTAAGTCGTTACGCGCACTGGGTTTGTGCGCAGCCACACGACACACATTTGAAACCTTTAATGACTGAATTACTGAAACGAGTACTTGATGGCAATAAACGCGTTCAGGAAGCTGCATGCTCTGCTTTCGCGACATTAGAAGAGGAAGCATGTACAGAATTAGTTCCATATCTTGGATTTATTCTTGAAACGCTTGTTTTCGCTTTCG GAAAGTATCAACATAAAAATCttttaatattgtacgatgcaaTTGGTACACTTGCTGATTCAGTGGGACATCATCTTAACAAACCGGATTACATTAATCTTCTCATGCCGCCACTCATCAATAAATGGAACGTATTGAAAGACGAAGATAAAGACCTTTTCCCATTATTAGAATGTCTTTCATCTATTGCGACTGCGTTACGATCTGGTTTTCTTCCTTATTGTGAACCCGTGTACAG gcGATGTGTATCCCTCGTAGAGCAGACGTTAAACCAACATATAGCAAATACCCAGAGTCCAGACCAATTTGAGGCGCCTGACAAAGATTTTATGATTGTTGCATTAGACCTTCTTAGCGGCTTGGCGGAAGGGTTGGATGGTCATATGGAACGCTTAGTGATGAACAGTAACGTAATGCAACTGTTGTATCAATGTATGCAAGACGTTATGCCTGAAGTTAGACAGAGCAGTTTTGCTTTGTTAGGAGATCTTACAAAGGCCTGCTTTCAACACGTTCTACCGTGCATAC CGGAATTTATGCCTATACTTGGACAGAATTTAAATCCTGAGTTTATATCCGTGTGTAATAATGCAACGTGGGCCATTGGTGAAATAGCTATTAAACTCG GATCTGAAACAAGCGCATATATTCCATTAATTTTGAGCCAACTAATCGACATAATCAATAGACCAAACACCCCAAAAACATTGTTAGAAAATACAG CCATTACGATCGGTCGCCTAGGTTATGTGTGTCCCCACGACGTCGCCCCCATGTTACAGCAGTTTGTCCGACAGTG GTGTACCTCTTTGAGGAGCATAAGAGACAACGAAGAAAAGGATTCTGCATTTAGAGGTATGTGTCAAATGATCACGGTAAATCCGGCAGGAGTAGTGCAAGAGTTCATCTTCTTCTGTGATGCTGTCGCGTCTTGGGTCACGCCTAGAGAAGATCTCAAGGACATGTTCCAGAAG ATACTACATGGGTTTAAAAATCAAGTTGGTGCGGAAAATTGGAAACGATTTTCAGATCAATTCCCACCACAGCTCAGTGAACGACTCCATAATATGTATGGTGTCTGA
- the LOC143430301 gene encoding F-box/WD repeat-containing protein 9 isoform X2, translating into MTNHSDDDDELFWKLSCVALEKQAKLWRKEDSMEKLSLNNVQYSTIDGLLLMHDGNICISGARDRSLVCWKLSTKENEMESHTCIDFAHDGWIWDLTAIDNTIYSCSWDQSIKAWTLTNSGLAHFETYEMFIPGALLCIASCPELALFATGTFSRTIMVFDPRLNYHPIVKYHPHKGAVIRLAMNSNFILSASEDRTISIWDQRARRIMRNITVSQESFPMSICMQRDMVYVGDGGGKLHVLDPKRDFEPVRSYTTEHKKGINDVHCAPGCLITSSMDETVRIASPTDPPQHLTTLKSSYGEIASTDYLNGVLAVSGTEGIEIWRPRSQLQCA; encoded by the exons ATGACCAATCAct CTGACGACGACGATGAACTGTTTTGGAAATTATCATGCGTCGCATTAGAAAAACAAGCAAAGTTATGGAGAAAGGAAGATTCTATGGAGAAGTTATCACTTAATAATGTACAGTACAGTACTATCGATGGTTTACTATTAATGCAC GATGGTAACATTTGTATATCAGGAGCCAGAGATCGATCCCTAGTGTGTTGGAAACTTTCTACGAAGGAGAACGAGATGGAAAGTCATACATGCATAGACTTCGCTCACGATGGATGGATTTGGGATTTAACAGCAATAGATAACACAATCTATAGTTGCAGTTGGGATCAAAGCATCAAAGCGTGGACGCTTACTAACTCCGGTCTTGCTCACTTCGAAACTTATGAGAT GTTCATTCCAGGCGCTTTACTATGTATCGCGTCGTGCCCAGAATTGGCTCTTTTTGCTACTGGTACATTTTCTAGAACTATAATGGTATTTGATCCAAGACTAAACTATCATCCGATCGTAAAGTATCATCCGCATAAAGGAGCTGTGATTAGACTGGCCATGAATTCTAACTTCATTCTATCCGCCAGCGAGGATAGAACGATATCCATATGGGATCAAAGAGCGCGAAGAATTATGAGAAACATTACG GTTTCGCAAGAGTCATTTCCAATGAGTATATGCATGCAGCGGGACATGGTTTATGTAGGAGATGGTGGCGGAAAATTACACGTGCTGGATCCGAAAAGAGATTTCGAACCAGTTAGATCTTACACCACTGAACATAAGAAAGGTATCAACGATGTTCATTGTGCGCCTGGATGCTTGATCACAAGTTCCATGGACGAAACAGTAAGAATTGCCAGTCCTACTGATCCTCCGCAACACCTTACCACTTTAAAGTCTAGTTACGGTGAAATAGCTAGC ACGGATTACTTGAACGGCGTTCTCGCTGTCTCCGGTACGGAGGGAATAGAAATTTGGAGACCGAGATCGCAACTGCAATGCGCATAA
- the LOC143430301 gene encoding F-box/WD repeat-containing protein 9 isoform X1 has product MCDEEQSCADVENDQTNFQLSLLDLPIEIFLHICSFLDASTLVHGLGLVCKQFHEILKDNSLWKVRINQIWPDSSYPVLSPADDDDELFWKLSCVALEKQAKLWRKEDSMEKLSLNNVQYSTIDGLLLMHDGNICISGARDRSLVCWKLSTKENEMESHTCIDFAHDGWIWDLTAIDNTIYSCSWDQSIKAWTLTNSGLAHFETYEMFIPGALLCIASCPELALFATGTFSRTIMVFDPRLNYHPIVKYHPHKGAVIRLAMNSNFILSASEDRTISIWDQRARRIMRNITVSQESFPMSICMQRDMVYVGDGGGKLHVLDPKRDFEPVRSYTTEHKKGINDVHCAPGCLITSSMDETVRIASPTDPPQHLTTLKSSYGEIASTDYLNGVLAVSGTEGIEIWRPRSQLQCA; this is encoded by the exons ATGTGCGATGAAGAACAAAGCTGTGCAGACGTTGAAAACGATCAAACAAACTTCCAATTGTCTTTATTGGACCTGCCAATCGAG ATATTTCTTCACATCTGTTCTTTCCTAGATGCGTCTACACTAGTACACGGGTTGGGTTTAGTGTGTAAACAATTTCATGAAATTTTAAAGGATAACTCATTGTGGAAAGTGAGGATAAATCAGATTTGGCCAGATTCTAGTTATCCAGTTTTGTCTCCTG CTGACGACGACGATGAACTGTTTTGGAAATTATCATGCGTCGCATTAGAAAAACAAGCAAAGTTATGGAGAAAGGAAGATTCTATGGAGAAGTTATCACTTAATAATGTACAGTACAGTACTATCGATGGTTTACTATTAATGCAC GATGGTAACATTTGTATATCAGGAGCCAGAGATCGATCCCTAGTGTGTTGGAAACTTTCTACGAAGGAGAACGAGATGGAAAGTCATACATGCATAGACTTCGCTCACGATGGATGGATTTGGGATTTAACAGCAATAGATAACACAATCTATAGTTGCAGTTGGGATCAAAGCATCAAAGCGTGGACGCTTACTAACTCCGGTCTTGCTCACTTCGAAACTTATGAGAT GTTCATTCCAGGCGCTTTACTATGTATCGCGTCGTGCCCAGAATTGGCTCTTTTTGCTACTGGTACATTTTCTAGAACTATAATGGTATTTGATCCAAGACTAAACTATCATCCGATCGTAAAGTATCATCCGCATAAAGGAGCTGTGATTAGACTGGCCATGAATTCTAACTTCATTCTATCCGCCAGCGAGGATAGAACGATATCCATATGGGATCAAAGAGCGCGAAGAATTATGAGAAACATTACG GTTTCGCAAGAGTCATTTCCAATGAGTATATGCATGCAGCGGGACATGGTTTATGTAGGAGATGGTGGCGGAAAATTACACGTGCTGGATCCGAAAAGAGATTTCGAACCAGTTAGATCTTACACCACTGAACATAAGAAAGGTATCAACGATGTTCATTGTGCGCCTGGATGCTTGATCACAAGTTCCATGGACGAAACAGTAAGAATTGCCAGTCCTACTGATCCTCCGCAACACCTTACCACTTTAAAGTCTAGTTACGGTGAAATAGCTAGC ACGGATTACTTGAACGGCGTTCTCGCTGTCTCCGGTACGGAGGGAATAGAAATTTGGAGACCGAGATCGCAACTGCAATGCGCATAA
- the LOC143430299 gene encoding solute carrier family 52, riboflavin transporter, member 3-A, with amino-acid sequence MYLNNTGIMNVLLIIIQEYILKFDISHVNEMTTDVQNSKRYNRKACIGLHFLIILFGISAWIGINGIFIQTAVLINISPEGWALPAYLVLVIQAANFGPLLYTILQYFRCQINESWWILCLLVSGTFTMGLLTFFYSERTVIAGNEYSLTLFVLTFFNALVGCFSSVLFMPYLRNFNENCLTSYFIGEGLSGVLPSIIALIQGIRDNSKCTVSQVYKNNTELESLSDLSDLRFTPNVYFLFIFIILFLSLTAFAILEYSSFMQNEKHARKFISAVYNEKRTNVSHQMEKIDHCSLEGNLFLCDNNKHITKQTRNYLFILLAICCFFGNGFFPSIQSYSCLPYGNMAYQLSITFAQFANPVVCLLAFWLKVSNVKIIGYLSIVCLIIGSYVTYLALMSPSPPLQTINLGIYLVIISWTFLMGLISYLKLIIVSVFRNTALSNILFNAGVIMQIGSAGGAIFSFVIINFTNYFEMYDYCTQMDN; translated from the coding sequence ATGTATCTTAACAATACAGGAATAATGAACGTTTTATTAATCATTATTCAGGAATATATATTGAAATTTGATATTTCACACGTAAATGAGATGACGACAGATgtgcaaaattcaaaaaggtacAATAGGAAAGCTTGTATTGGTCTTCACTTTCTGATAATACTATTTGGCATATCTGCCTGGATTGGCATCAATGGAATATTCATCCAAACTGCAGTGCTTATCAATATTTCCCCCGAAGGTTGGGCATTACCAGCTTATCTGGTACTAGTAATACAGGCTGCAAATTTCGGACCTCTACTGTATACAATCTTACAATATTTTCGATGTCAGATAAATGAGTCTTGGTGGATACTATGTTTACTGGTATCAGGAACTTTTACAATGGGATTATTAACTTTCTTTTACTCGGAAAGAACTGTTATTGCTGGTAATGAATATAGTTTAACGTTATTTGTCTTAACATTTTTCAACGCTTTAGTAGGTTGTTTCAGCTCCGTATTGTTTATGCCGTATCTTCGCAATTTCAATGAAAATTGTCTAACGTCCTACTTTATAGGAGAGGGATTAAGTGGGGTATTGCCAAGTATAATTGCTTTAATACAAGGCATCAGAGACAATTCAAAATGTACAGTTTCCCAAGTGTACAAAAACAATACTGAACTAGAATCTTTATCAGACTTATCCGACTTAAGATTTACTCCAAatgtatattttctttttattttcatcATTTTATTTCTATCGTTAACTGCTTTTGCTATTTTGGAATATTCTTCGTTTATGCAGAATGAAAAACATGCTCGTAAGTTTATCAGTGCAGTCTACAATGAAAAACGTACAAATGTTTCTCATCAAATGGAAAAGATAGACCATTGTTCGTTAGAAGGAAATTTATTTCTTTGTGATAATAATAAGCACATAACAAAGCAAACacgaaattatttatttattttgcttGCTATTTGCTGCTTTTTTGGCAATGGTTTCTTTCCCAGCATACAATCTTATTCTTGCTTACCGTATGGAAACATGGCATATCAATTATCCATTACCTTTGCCCAATTTGCAAATCCAGTTGTATGCCTATTAGCATTCTGGTTGAAGGTTTCGAATGTAAAAATCATTGGTTACTTATCTATAGTGTGCCTGATTATTGGCAGCTATGTTACGTATCTAGCGTTAATGTCGCCGTCTCCACCCTTGCAAACAATAAATCTTGGTATTTATCTAGTCATTATATCGTGGACATTTTTGATGGGACTTATTTCGTATTTAAAATTGATTATTGTATCTGTATTTAGAAATACAGCGTTATCTAATATACTCTTTAATGCAGGTGTCATTATGCAGATAGGCTCTGCAGGTGGAGCAATATTCTCAtttgtaataattaattttacaaattACTTCGAAATGTATGATTATTGTACTCAAATGGATAATTGA